TGTTTCCCCATTTAAACTCTACTGCAGGAAATAGGTTTCGTTGCCTGTGCGGCAGGTGTTTACAGGTTGCGCGCGGTTGCTTCGATCCACCAGCCAGCATTCGTCATAAATTGAGCAATAACACAGCGAAATACGGGTGCTCGCATCTACTTCAAGTACTTGTTCCAATTGCTTGCCTTGGTATCTCAAGGGGGTAACCGAGGTGTTGGCCGGTATGGTGACGTTGCCAATGTGCGACTGGGTAATATCGTTAAAGGCGGGCAGCTCTGCCCAGCGCTGAACGGGCTTGCCTGCATGGCTCACCTGGGCATAGTGAATAATGGCTGGGCCTGTGCCTTTGTTATACACCGCGTAACTAAATTCTGTGCCGCTGAAATTGCGATAAATCTCGAGTTTTGGCCATACGGATGCGCGAGCATAGGCGCGAATAAATAGAAATAACTGCTGTAAGCAAGCCGATAAACAGGGCTGAAAGCGCCACAAGCATTTCAGGGTTTTTATACCAGGGGGTGTTGGTCATGGCGCCGCACCTTTGCGATAAATGGTCAAAAATCTGAGTAGTTAGGCGTCTATGGTAGCGCAGCGAGCCCTGGGCTCAAATAGTGGCTTATTTCTGCAGCTTGTCACGTGGGTTTGACTGTGCGGGGCCATGGCCAAAGGGCTGAAAGGTGCGCCGGTATCGCACAGAAAAAGTATGGCTTCTCGCGGCGCTAAAAGGCGCCAGTTGAAATAAACACAACTTGCCCCATTGGGATGTAACATAGCAGCCGTTTGTTCATCCAAGCCAACTCACACACCATACAGGGCAATACCATGATGAAATCTTTCGCAATCTGCTTTCTGCTTAGCCTGGCCGCGCTGCCGCTACAGGCGGCGGAGCTTGCACTACCCAAGTTACCTGATGCCAGCAAGCTCTCGGCGCCCGAGGCCAAGGCCCTTGGGTTGCGCGATGGCGGCGCGGGCCTGGCAGTGGGCACGGCGGTGCCGGCCTTTAAGGCATCGGCGCACACTGGTGAGCCGGTATCGCAAAAGGATTTGCTGGCGGCGGGTAAACCACTGCTGGTTATTTTCTACCGTGGTGGCTGGTGCCCCTATTGCAACCTGCAAATTCGCCAGCTAACAGAGGCCTACAATCAATTTGCCAAGCGCAATGTGGAGCTTGTGTTGATTTCCGCAGACAAGGTAGACGGCGCAGCCCTGGCCCAGCGCCGGTACGAGATCCCATTTCCTGTGCTGGCAGACCCGGAGCTTTCTGCCCACGAGGCATTCAATGTGGTAATGACGCTCTCGCCAGAGCTGGTAGAAACCTACAAGGGCTATGGCATTGATGTAGAGCAGTGGTCTGGCAAAACCCACCACAAGTTTGCGCTCGCCTCGGCGTTTATCGTGAACCCTCAAGGCAAAGTGCAGTGGGCCCATGTGTCTGAAGATTACAAATCCCGCCCTTCCGTCCCGCAATTACTTGGCGTGATCGACGGGTTGAAATAGCCAGGCATTACGCCGAAGTTGACGCTTTGATAGTTGCATTCCAGCCATGCCCTGCTGCGGGAATGCAACGCCCCTCGCCCCATTTCATTCGCTGCTACCTGCCTTGTTGATGCAAAGGTAGGCGGGCCACACGGGATTTCAAAGAGTCTGCACCTGCCGCCATAGGGGCGCGGCCGTACCTTTTTGCCTCTCAGCTGCTGTTTCTGGCCGCCCAGCATGCCCATTTGCCGGTGGTTACGTTGAATTGCGCGCCAAAATAGAATTTTAAATTCCATAAAGTTCAATTGACTGGAATATTTCCTTGCAATTTTGTCGGCATGGAATAATCTATTCCTATATAAGTTTTAATAAGAATATTTACGTCTGACATTCGTGTCTCACAGGCGCTTTGGCGCTCCATCCGTTGTAGCAGTGAAAACGCAGTGCTTTTCGAGGGCGGTGCCCCGGGCTCTGAAATCGAAATTTAGGTATTTGCTGGCGCCTTGGGCGCCCGCGCAGCTTTTACTTTGGGTTACCGGCAGGCGCAGGCCTTGCCAGGCGCTTGGCCAGTGCATGCGGCCATGTAAAACCTGAAAAGTTTACACAACCAGAAAAATAAAACGGGGATGCTATGAACCCATTACTTCGTGCAGCGCTTTTTATGGGCGCGCTGTTGGCCGTAGGCGCCGTGCTTTTTTGGCCTGCTGAAAATTCACCTGAACACACGCCTGTGCAGGGCAGTACGGCTGGCCAAGCCCTTGCTAGCGACCAAGCAGCGAAAGCTGCGGGCAAGGCACCGTCGCAGGGTGTGGCTTTAGCAGCAGCGCCGGCTGGCGAACACGAGCCCGGCCATGCTGGCCATGGCCATGATCATGAATACAGCCGCACGGTAAGCGCGGAATCCCTGGACAAAAGCCATTGGTTCGAGCCGGTGGCCATGCTGGATGCGCGCCACTTTGTGCCCTCGGTTACCGCATTGGAGTTGGCGGAGTCTTGTACAGAGCTGCCGGCTTTTGAGGGGGTAAACACCCTGGAGGAGAGCCTGAAAAAGCAGTTCGCCATTGATACCAGTGCCCACAGCCCGAACAACATGTTCTTCAAATCTATTACGCAGTTTTTCCAATTGCCTGATAGCTATTTGCAAATGACCGTGTTGTGGGAAATGGATTTGCCGGCCACTTACCGCTACGAATTATTCCAATCTACCGACCCGCGCTTTGAGGCGCAGGTGTCGCAAATTCCGCTGCCGCAGGCGCCGCCGCGCCATAAAGATACGCTGGCAACCTATCAATATTTGCAACAAATTCAGGAGTATTACCAGGCCCAGGGAGGTGTAGCGGGCGCTCGTATCTTCGAAGGTGAAATCAATGGTGAGTCTGAACCGGTGAGCATTACTACCGTTAACGGCAAGCCCACCTTTGTTAGCTCAACGTCATTGACTTGCCGTTCTGACGTAAAAAGTTCATCGGCTCAATGCCTCTGTACGGAATCCTAATCATGAAAAAATATCACAATAAATCGCAATGGCTGCTGCCATTTGCGTGCCTGGCTCTGGCCGGAATAGGCACGCAAGCTGCAGCAGATACCTATGTCACCAAGCAAGACACTTACTTGAAAGTGTCTACCGCGCAATCCTCCTCGCTGCCCGCCAGCCAAAAGTGCTTAGTGGCTAAAAACACCTTGGTGAGTGTGAGCTCGGCCACTGTATCGGGCACGCACTTGCAGGTAAGCCTTGAAAACGAAGTGGCCAATTGCAGCTTGACCTCCGGTTATGTGTACGAACCTCACATGGCACCCGAGGCCAATACCCTGGTGGTGCATTACGACACCACCTTCAAAACCCAGGCGGTGCAATCCAGCCAGTTGCCGGCCAGCAGCAAGTGCGACTTGCCCGTTGGCGTTTACACCAGTAGCCAGTCTATTGGCAGCGCCAGTGCCGCGCACTTTTACGTAAAGCTTGAAAATGCACCGGCCGCGTGCGGATTCAGCAACGGTTACGTTTACGAAGGCCACAGTGTGCGTGGGCCGCAAGCCTTTAGTGTAACCACCGCTACCGATCTTAAAATCAGCACAGCGCAAACCTCCGAGTTAACGGCCGCAGAAAAATGCGCGCTGCCGGTGGGTACTTATGTGTCGAGCATTCCGGTACA
This genomic stretch from Simiduia sp. 21SJ11W-1 harbors:
- a CDS encoding peroxiredoxin family protein; this translates as MMKSFAICFLLSLAALPLQAAELALPKLPDASKLSAPEAKALGLRDGGAGLAVGTAVPAFKASAHTGEPVSQKDLLAAGKPLLVIFYRGGWCPYCNLQIRQLTEAYNQFAKRNVELVLISADKVDGAALAQRRYEIPFPVLADPELSAHEAFNVVMTLSPELVETYKGYGIDVEQWSGKTHHKFALASAFIVNPQGKVQWAHVSEDYKSRPSVPQLLGVIDGLK